A region from the Arachis ipaensis cultivar K30076 chromosome B01, Araip1.1, whole genome shotgun sequence genome encodes:
- the LOC107619629 gene encoding protein spotted leaf 11: MDESESGDIDWENELRKFQNAIATEIKSKRIKAMAMLARYSKHAPEHVLARTIPFLMEILGHNNRSNDSANFSLQMASAYCLKCIACRSDELVTQMGANGAAQLLMNLLPHSDGMFLKVLVKCLLVVVGFCNTSRAVVATAGGLGIIVNKLSSCEDREIRRYLLEILSLLALRRNVRREIVRLDALRYVVEAVGVGSMVSRERACQAIGMFGVTREGRRAVVELGAILPVVELFCSRDHTTKLVAGNTLGVISAYVDCIRSIAQAGAIPLYSELLEGGDPSGKDIAEDAFCVLAFDEANAIEIVGHLVRIMRDGDNEAKSAAANVVWDLSTYNHSIPVVRDSGVIPVLVELLGSGSNDVKENVSGAFSQMSYDRVNRIALSDAGVVPIFIDLLHDDFEELRDNAAEALVNFYEDPLYHDSVSHIIDAPSFRSMQNRLAQLRETNERAPVERMNIDLPAWNSDQIT, from the exons atgGATGAAAGTGAAAGTGGTGACATTGATTGGGAAAATGAACTGAGAAAATTTCAGAATGCAATAGCCACAGAGATCAAGTCCAAGAGAATCAAAGCCATGGCAATGCTTGCTCGTTACTCCAAACACGCCCCTGAACATGTATTGGCTCGCACCATACCCTTTCTTATGGAGATCCTTGGCCACAATAACCGTTCAAATGATTCTGCCAATTTCTCTCTTCAAATGGCTTCAGCTTATTGCTTGAAGTGCATAGCTTGCAGGAGTGACGAGTTGGTAACTCAAATGGGTGCAAACGGTGCTGCGCAATTGCTTATGAATTTGTTGCCTCATTCTGATGGGATGTTTCTGAAAGTTCTTGTGAAATGCTTGTTGGTTGTGGTTGGTTTTTGTAACACAAGTAGGGCTGTTGTTGCTACTGCTGGTGGGTTAGGTATCATTGTAAATAAGTTGAGTTCTTGCGAGGATCGGGAAATTCGAAGGTATTTGTTGGAGATTCTGAGTTTGTTGGCGCTGCGGCGCAATGTTAGGAGGGAAATAGTTAGGCTTGATGCTCTTCGCTATGTTGTGGAGGCTGTTGGTGTTGGTAGTATGGTCTCTAGAGAGAGGGCATGCCAAGCAATTGGGATGTTTGGAGTTACAAGAGAAG GTAGGCGGGCTGTTGTTGAATTGGGTGCAATACTCCCAGTTGTGGAGCTATTTTGCAGCAGAGATCACACCACGAAGCTTGTGGCTGGGAATACTCTTGGTGTGATCTCTGCCTATGTTGATTGCATTAGGTCAATTGCTCAAGCTGGGGCTATCCCCCTTTATTCCGAGCTTCTTGAAGGGGGCGATCCTTCTGGTAAGGACATCGCAGAGGACGCATTTTGCGTGTTGGCTTTTGATGAGGCTAACGCCATCGAAATTGTTGGGCACTTAGTAAGGATTATGAGAGATGGTGATAATGAGGCGAAGTCTGCAGCTGCTAATGTGGTGTGGGATCTATCAACTTACAACCACTCAATACCAGTGGTGCGCGATTCAGGCGTGATTCCGGTACTTGTTGAGCTTTTGGGGAGTGGAAGCAATGACGTAAAGGAGAATGTTTCTGGTGCATTTTCTCAGATGAGCTATGATAGGGTGAATAGAATTGCACTTTCCGATGCTGGGGTGGTTCCAATCTTCATTGACTTGTTGCATGACGATTTTGAGGAACTAAGGGATAATGCAGCTGAGGCTCTTGTCAATTTTTATGAAGATCCATTGTACCATGATAGTGTATCTCATATAATTGATGCTCCTTCATTCAGAAGCATGCAGAATCGGCTGGCTCAACTTCGTGAAACGAATGAGCGTGCTCCTGTAGAAAGAATGAATATTGATCTTCCCGCTTGGAATTCAGATCAAATAACCTAA